Genomic window (Deinococcus sp. Marseille-Q6407):
GCATGGCCGGCGCTGTGCCTGCTTTGGCCTCGGCGGTGGGTTCAACGGCGGTGCCTGCAGGAATGCTGCGCTTGCCGACAGCGCCGTATTTGGGGTCGGTGAACTTGCTCCAGTCGATCTGGATGCCCGTTCCTGCGGTGTCCATGCTGGCCCGGTCCGCCACGAAGGGCGCCAGGCCGAAATAACGCTGGGTCATGCGGTTTCTCCTGCTGCGGCTTTGCGCCGCTGCTCAAGGCGCTCCTGCACGAAGTTCGTGCCGGGCGCGGTCGTGTTGCTGGCCCCACGTTGGGCGACCACCGGCACCGTGCGAGTCGTGGCGCTGCTCTGCCCACCTTGTGGGAAGAGGGCGCTCATGTAGTCGCCGAGGTGCGCTTCGGCATAGGCCCGAAGCTCGCCAAGTTCCTCGCCGGTCTGGTTCCGCACATGCACTTCCTGCCGTGCAGGGTGGCCGCCTCCGGCGGGCATGTCGCGGACGTAGGCCGTCAGGCCGTGGCTTTGCAGCTCGCGGGCCAGTACGCGGGGGTTGGCATTGACGCGCCCTGCCAGGTCAGTGACTTCCTGCAGGTACACGGCTTCATCCCCACGGCGCAGGCGCTCAGCCAGCGCGGCGGGGTCTTCGCCCAGGGCGCGGTAGGCCGTCAGTTGCTCAGCCTGTTGGTTGGTGGTGCCTTCCAGCTCCCGGATGCGGTCCCGGTAGCCGTGGTTCTCGCCCATCAGGGTAAGAGCCGCCGCGAAGGGGTCGCCGCCGTGGCGGGGCTGATTGACCAGACCACGCAGCGCATCGGCCAGGCGCTCCATGCCGCTCTGTCCCTGCTGCTGCTGGGCCTGGGTGTTCTGCTGCTGGCCGGTGCTGGTGCTCTGGCTATTCTGACCGCCCGAACTCTGCTGCTGGCTCTGGCCTTCTTGAGTGCCAGTGCTGGCGGGGTCCGGGTCGTTTTGGGCGCCGCCGTCCCACAGAACGCGGGGGCGGGCGCCACTCAGAAAGCCGTGGCCGGTCTGGTACAGGCCGGCAGCGCGAGATGCGGCCCCGCCTTGCGGGTTAGGGCTGGATAAGTTGTTCGCCTTGCGAATCATGACCCCAGTTTTTCAAGGGTGGTGACACCCCAACCGGCCCAGAAGACCGCGAGACAGCCGGCCAGCTGGAAGGCAGGAGAGCGGCCAGCCGGCTGGCCACACGAGACACACGCCTAAGCAAAGAGTGCCGCTATCGGTGTATTTCTAGCCTTCTTGACAGAAGCGTTACGCTCCTATAAGGTGAGGACAGCTGAGGGAAAACCGAGGCATAAAAAAGGCCGGGACTCGCCAAAGTCACCCGGCCACTTATCCCGAAAGGACAAGCACATGAACTACTTTAACCCTGTTCCTGCCACTCTGGAAGATCTTAAGAACACCTACCGCCAACTGTGCAAGCAGTTCCACCCGGACAAAGGCGGCACCACTGAGCAGATGCAAGCCATCAACGCCGAATATGAACGCCTGAGCGCACGCCTGATCGGTGCCAAGCCTGATGAGGACTATGGCGAGCGGAAATGGTACAAGAGCCGGCAGGAAGAAGCCGACGTGGAGGAAAAGGTCCGCGCCGCCATCGAGGCCATCGCACACCTTGACGGCCTGGAGATCGAAATTATCGGCGCCTGGGTCTGGGTTGGCGGTGATACCCGGTCCCACAAAGACGTACTCAAGGCCGCTGGCTACAGCTGGCTGGCCAAGCGCGAAAAGTGGGCCTTCAAAGGCAAGGTCAGCAAAGGCCGCAGCCGCTGCAGCATGGAGGAACTGCGCCAGAAGTACGGCAGCGAGAAGATCAGCAGTGGCCGCCGCAGCCTGAAACGCTCCGCCTAAACCTGACACCCCGGCCACCGCGCCGGGGTCTTTCCTGAAAGGACGCTGACCTATGACCTACGCTCAGACCCGCGAAGAATACCGCCAGGCGCTCATGCACGACATCTGCAAGTTGGTGCAGATGATTGAAGCCGATCACGACGACGGCGCCGTATGGTTGGCGCAGAGTATCCACCACGACACCCGCAGCTATTTTGACCGGGACCGCTGGAAGCCTCAGCCGGTGGCTGCCGGCATCATGGCGCATGTTCCCAAAGATCAGCCGGTAACGCTCGTGATTCAGCACCACACCTACCACGACGGCGGCCGGCAGGTTGTACGCGGCAAGGTTGAGGAGATGCACGCCGCTTACAAGCCGGATGACGGCGCTCAGTTCAGCGTTATTCCGCAGCGCTGCCGCAATCCTCGGCACTACCAATACAAGCACCAGCGCACCTCATCCCTGACTGTGTATGCAGGCTATCTGTCAGACGCCGAACTGAGCAGCGGCCGGCATAAGCCGATCTTCTACAGCGAACACCCCGACAGAGACGAACAAGCCGCAGACTGACCCGCTGCAGTAGGAGCGCAGGCTACCCGGCCGCGCTCTTTTCTCCTACCTGCTAGCCTCACCCTGGAGCCTGACACCATGACCAAGACGACCCGGAAGACCACCACCAAGACCGGCCGCGCTGGCACGCCACGCGACACCACGAAGGCCAGAGCCGCCGCCGCCGAGGCACTGCGCGACCCAAAAGGCCGAGACAGCAAGCCGGTGCGCGTGCTGGCCGCTGCCGAGGTCCACACCTGGGCCGCCGGCCTGGGCGCTGAGGGCCGGGGCGACCTGCTGGCTGCGCTGCGTGACCTGCAGGCGGCGCGGGGCTTGGCGCCGGATGATGTGACTGGCCTGCTGGCCCTGCTGCGGGCGGCTACTCCTGCCGAGAGCGAGGCACCGGCAGCGCTCGGCAGCGGCAGTTGACCGCCTGCCCTGGCCGTTCACCCTGGCCCCAGCGGTAAATGCGCCCATGTCTGGCCCGATGCTCGCCGCGCACCTTCTTGTCGCCCAGCGTCCACCAGATGTAGGACTTCAGTCCCAGCTGCTTCTGCCGCTGCTCGTCTGCCCAGGCGGCAGCAGTTCTCAGCTGGTCGGTGGCAATCAGGACCGCCCGGCCCCGGCTGACGCCCAGGCGCTCTTGCAGCAGGTCGGCAGCCCGTTCGGGGTCCAGCCCTTGACGGGCGGCTTGCCGAACGGTCTTCGCCACGTCATTTCTGAAGCGCCGCCCCTCCTTGTCCCAGTAGCGGTTCATCTGCCGGCGCTGGCGGTCCACAGCGCGGGCCTGCAGGTCGCCGGGCGAATTGAACTGCAGGCTGGGGTCAGAGAGGCGGGCCAGCTCATCCACGCTGAGGATGCGGCCGCCCACGGCGCGCTCCAGGGCGTGCCACACCTGCGCGGGTGGGGTGCGGGTGGCGGCGGTGGCCCGGTCGATCAGGGCCAGCACTTTGGGCAGTTGCCGGCGCCGCTGGGCCAGAGGCAGCCCCAGCACCCGCGCCAGCTCACGGGTGGAAGCGTCGAGGCTTACCGCCTGGTACTGGCGCAAGATGGCGCCCCGTGCCCCCTTGATGGCAGCCTCTTCCTCTTCAGAGGCGAGGGTCAGCAGGCGGCGCTGTTCGGGCGTGGGCTTCACGGTCGGCTCACGCCCACCCACTGCACTGCCAGCACAGCTCAGCCGGCACCGCCGCAGGCCGGGCGCCGCACTCCGCGCAGGGCCTGGGGGTGTAGTCCTCGCGGATGCCCCGACCCATGCAGCCGGCGTGGGGCCGCACCTGGCCGCCTGCGAAGAACCCCACCGGATACCAGGCCACGTCATGCCCACTCGGCAGGATGTAGCACTCCCACTTGCCGCCGATCAGCCGGCGCACCCAGGCCCAGTCGGACAGGAGCAGCAGATGCCGGTGCCAGCCGTGTACTTTTCGCAGATTGCTTCTCATATCTGCATGTTGGGGCAGCGGGTGACAGGTAGAAACGTAGCCCAGTTCTAGCGAGGCAGAATGCGTCCAGTAGAGAGCTGCATCCCGTTCAGACAGCTTGCTTCAAGCAGGGGCCTGAGTGTTTTGATGGTGCAGCCCATCGGCGACAAGACATCAGCAGGGATAAACAGCTCTTCATCGAGCAAGAAGGGCAGCGCACTCAACGTATAAGACTTGTAATTTATTTTTGCGACCTTGCTGGAAAGGGAGAGTTCCAGTTGCTTGTCTTTCGCGTTAATGAGGTAACTATCCTGACCCATCAGGGCGTAGCTGGCTCCGGCATCGCGGAGAGCCACCACAGAAAAATAAGTTATTCCGCCCATAATCTTGGGCTGGTAGTTGGGCTGTATAGGATTGAACTGGATGCCAGTAAGATTCACTCCTGCCGGTACAACAATGGGGGCGCTGGTGCTTCCGCTCTCGCCGGCCTCACAGGCAATACCATCTTTGTCCTGGTCAAGATCGGCGTCATAGGCAGCAGTGCCAATCACCATGTTAGAAAGCCCCCGATTCCGCGCTTCATCACAGCTGCTAAAACTAAATGCTGGTCTAGGAGAGTTGGCAGGCGAATACTGCGGCATGTAAGCAGGGGTGCTGTAGGAAGGGGAGCTATAGGAAGGACTGCCGCCCCCTGTATTTCGATAATGCGGGCGTACATAGGTTCCGTCGCTGCGATAATAGCCGTCCACATGGACACGCCCTGCTTCGGCGCTATTGGCGGCCAGGAAAGTCAGAACAGAAAGGCCCAGAATCAGTTTCTTCACTACCATGCTCCTTGAAATTGAGTTCTGCCAGGAATGGTCTTCTTCATCATAGATGCCAGGACCGGCAAGATGTTTCTATTTGCAACAGCCAGCCTTCAGGGCAAAGGTGCAATGAAGTTCACTCCAAGGAGCTTTACTTCTTTAGTCGGCTGCAGCTGGGTCTGACCCATCGTCTCCGTCTACTGTCAGCAGGTCAGGCTCAACCGGCGCCGCCAGTTCCAGCTCCCGGTGCGCCCGCACATCCTCGTCGGTGATGCCCAGGGCCGGGAAGGCTTTCTGCAGCGCCCGAACGCCGATCCACGTTGGTGCCGCCGCCACGATCTTGAAGGCCAGCGCTGGAGTAATGCCCTCGGCCTGGCGCTGCTCGCGCATGGCTTCCGGGTCTTCCACGCCCGTACGGGCGAAATACTCCTCCTCGCTGATGGCGCCGGCTTCCAGTTCGGCCAGGGCCTGCCGCCGGTCGTCCGGCGTCGGCTGCACCAGGGTGAGGCGGCAGGTGGCCGACACACGCAGGTCGTCCATCTCCTCGGCCCGGCCCGCAACGTGCAGCCCCAGGCGCAGCACACTACCCAGCAACCAGCGCAGCATCTGCTCCAGCGCCTGCGCTGTGTCGGTCAGCGAGGTCATGAAGTCGTTGACCGCCTGCTGGCGGCTAATGCCAGACGCGGCAGCGTCGCCCGCGATCATGACGTGCAGCTGCTTGGCCTCAGCGTAGATTTCCTCGCGGGCTGAGTTGATCGCCTGCTGGAAGGTGGTGAACGGGGCCGGGTCTTTGTAGACGATGCTGGGCGTGGCGAAGTTGCCTGTGGGCACCATCTTCCCGCGTTCGTCTTTGGTCATAAGAGCGACGCCGTTCAGCACGTTGGTAGTGCCAGGGCCGTAATTCATGGGGTCAGGGATGAACTTCTTCTTGCCGTCCGCGTCTTCCTTGAACTCTCCCTTAAGCTGCGCGTTCAGGATGGTGCGCTCCACAAAGCCACCGAGATCGATATTGCGGCTGCCCATCGTCAGTTTCTTGTTCAGGTCCTTGACCAGGCTTAACAGGGATTCGGACACCAGCGGCCGCAGGTCCAGTTCCCAGATCAGGCCATCACTGACCGGGTAGACAGCCGATTCCAGCGCCCCGGCCTCAGCGCCGCGGCGGAAGTCGGGATAGACTCGCACGCCGCCGGGTACGCGCTCCTGCAGCTCGAAGCGGGTGCGGTTGTTGTCGTCGCTGTAACTGTAGTAGCTGCCCTGCACATGGTTCTCGCCATCGCGGACCACGCCGGCCTGCTCAGCCGGGACGGCCATCACGGAAATCAGCTTCAGGGCGTCCGGCAGGTCTAGCACCGGCAGCCCGTAGGTCAGGGTTTTGGTGCCCAGGTCCAGGCTCGGCTGCAGCAGCCCGTCCAGCTTGCTCTGGTGGATATAGAGCCGCAGGCAGCTTTTGCCCAGGCCGACGGCTTCGTACACGGCTTTCTGGACAGCGGGCCAGGCGCCCGACTCTTCCCACCAGTCCACCAGGGCAGCGGTAAACTCGGCGACGCGGGCTGACTCGTCCTCGTTCGGCTGCCCGGTGCGGCTGCGAATGCGCTTAGGGGTCAGGCTCCAGCGCGGTTCTTTACCAGCCACACCATCACGGTGGCGTTTCACCACGTCGTGCGGCATGTTGCGGTGAACGAAGTTCCGACGAATCTCGCGCATGACGCGGGCTACCTGTTCGCCGGCATAGTCGCCGGCCTGAACGCGGGGGCCATTCCAACCCCGTTCGTTGGCCCAGAGGTCGCCTTCGAGCATGGTGCGGGTCAGTTTCAAGCCAGCGTCACCTGCACGGCGCTGCTGCTGGCTTTCGGCCTTGCGGAACAGGTCATCGGCAGTGAAGGCGGGCCGGCGTTGGTCGGCCCCGGCTGGGGCTGGGGCAGGTGCGGTCATGCCCTCCATGCTGCGCGGCGGGGTGACAGGTGGCAGGCAAAGAAAGCCGCCCCGGAGGGCGGCACTGCTCAGGCTTTGGCCTGGGTGGTCACGGTCAGGTAGACGTGATACCGCTCTTTGTCGCCCAAATGGTCCGCCAGGCTGCCCACCTGATAGGCCACGTCCACCACCTCGGCGCCATTGCGAACCCGCATCAGCTTTTGCACCGTGCTCTGCACTTTGGCCGGAATGTTGTCCGGCACCTCGCGGAAGGTGAGGAACACCTTCTGGCGGCCGTCTTGCAGTTCGATGAAGTGCTGGTCCATGTCTCTACTCTACCCTTCGTACCCGCTGTGGCCCTCGCCAAAGCCGAAGCTCTCAGAGCCAGGCACGTAGAACTCAGGTTCCGGTGCTTGCCAGCAGGCCAGGACCACGGCGTCGGCGCGGTCAGGGCTGCGGCCGATGATCTTCTTGATTTCGGCCTTGTCCTGAATCTGCACGCCCTGGGCACCGATCACGAAGGTGGCGGCCGTCAGCTCTTCCAGCAGCAGGTCATCCGGTGGCAAGGCCACCTCGTGCTCTGAGGCCGGGTCAAGCAGCTCGCGCAGGTGCCAGTACATCGCGGCCCGGTAGTTCCGCATCCGCAGGCGGCCGGAGGCGTCGGTCATCTTGGTGGGCGTGCCGAAGTTGATACCGAGAGTGCGGGAGTGGACCTCTTCGGTGTAGTCCACTGGACTTGACCCCACGGCCCCCAGGTCAATCTGCACCAGCGTGTGCGCCGCCACCCGCTGCACAATCAGAGCGGCAATGTGGCGGCCGGTCGGCACCTGGGCACCGGGCACCACCTGCAGCTCCGGCACCCAGGCGTCGTGCCGCAGGGCCAGCACCATGTTGTCCGCGCCGCCGCGCGCCGGGTCCACGCCGATCTGATCCGGGCTATCGCCGATGCCTGGGCGGCCCACGCCGGCCTTCCAGCGTTCCATGGCCAGCTGCACCCAGGAGCGGGGCAGCACCTGCCAGGAATCGTCTGCGCCATCAAGGAACTCCCCGAAGACCTCCTGCCGGGCCGGGGCCGTTTCGGGACCGCCGTACACGCCCAGCAGTTCTTCTACGGCGCCGTCTGGAAGGAAGGGATTATCCCAGCTGGTGAAGGTCTTGGTGAAGTAGCCGCTCTCGCCGGCGCGGGCGCGGCTGTACAGCTCGAAATACTTGTGCTTGGAGCCGTTCTTGCCCACCTTGCCTTTCGGCGTGCCGGCCGCGATCAGCTCGGAATCCTCGTAGTCCATCATCATGGGCATCACGGCGTTGTCGAACAGATACGAGTCCGCCAGGATGATGCCCGCTTCGTTCAGGAACACCCGGCGGTAGCCGAAGCCTTCCCAGTTTTCCAGCTTCATGTCGGCGCTGCGGAAGTCGGTGTAGCCCGTGCCGACGTGCAGCGTCTTCTTCTGCCGGTCCCAGCGGTAAGGCACATTGGCCTTTTTCAGTGCAGGCTGAAAGTACCGCTCCAGGTAGCGCTCGATGTTCCCGTTGACGGTATCGCCCCACAGGCAGGCGTACCCCTGCAGCATGTACTCGATGAAGGCGTGCGCAGCCCCACGGGTGGCGCCCAGGCGTCGGCCCTTGGGGAAGATACGGAACTTGTTGCCTTCGGACTCGAAGAACATGGTGCGCTGGGCCGGGCTGTACTCCGTGACCTGGCGGAACCGCTCAAGGACACTGGCCGCTTCGGCTTCTGCTTTGGCCTGACGGTGGCGCTCCGGGCTGTAGGCCGCTTCCAACTCCTCCGGCGTCAGCCCGTCTTCTTCCAGCCGGGCGTCCCAATTGAACCCCCGGCCCTCCCAGACGGCCATCACTCACCGCCGTGCGAGCGCAGCACCGCAACCACCTTGCGGTATTCATCGGGTTCCAGGCCCTCTTTCAGCGCGTCCAGCATCTCGTTTTGCATGCTTTCCATCTCGACTTGCAGCCGCTGCGTCTCGCTCCAGCGTGCCGGAAACCGCGAGCGGAGCAAGGCCAACTGGAACTGCGGGCCGGCATCGTAGACCTTCTGGACCGTGAGGACTTCGCCCTGGGCTTCCGCCTCCTCTGCCACGTAAAAGAACCTTGCATACAGCGTATCCTTCTCTGCCGCCGCGTCAGCTTTTCCCCGTTTTCGCCAATTGTAGAGGGTTTGCCGCGAAATGCCGCAGGCGCGGGCGGCCACTTCCAGCGGCACCAGTCGCCTGAGCATCCCAGCAATCAGGTCGATATTCTTCTCTGTCAACTTGCTCTGAGCGGCCGGTTTCTGGGGGCCTGGAATCTCCGGCTTCTTCTTCGGCCCCCGCTTCCTGGGAGCCATCAGCCCTCACCAAAGGGCAGGTCTTCAGGCTCGTCAGCCTGCTCAACGTTCTCCATCCAGCGCTGGGCATCCACATACCGCTGCTCAGGGTCCATGCCGTAGGACTCCAGATAGGACCGCAGCTCTTTGCGGTTGCGGAACACCAGATGCAGGATATGGTCCGCGTCGTTGCGTTCCCGGTCCTCGGCCACCTGCTCACGTTTGCGGCCCTTGAGGGCTTCGATCTTGTCGGCTTCGGCCTGCAGCGCCTCGGTGTCGCCCAGGCCGTCCGTGCGGGCATCGGGCGCCGGGCCGTCCTCGTCGTCCTCGCCGCTGTCCTCTTCCTCGCCTTCGCTTACGCCAAAGCGCTCGGCCAGCTCCGCTGCGAAGTCACCGCCGAACATCAGACCCAGGTCCATATTGTCGAAGCCGGCGGCAAAGGGGTTCACGTCGCCGCCGAACAGCTGCTCCAGCGCCCCGGTGTCGTATGTGCCCTGCACGCTGGGGTTGTTCAGCAGCACGTTCAGCTCGGCTTCTTCCTTCTCAGTCATGGAGATGGCATTCACCGGCAGGAGGTAGTCCTCGCACTCTTTGCCCAGGCCCATCAGCTTGTCCATCTGCTCCAGGCGTTGGTGGCCACCCACCAGCAGGCCGGTGGTGGCGTTGAAGACCGGCCGCTCCACCAGGCCGTAGCGTTTCAGGCCCTCGCGCAGCTTCTTCTTGCCGCTGGCGTCCATGCTGCGGGGGTTGTACGGAGCGCGGGTGATGTCCGAGCGCCGGATGTAGGGCGCCTGCAGCTGGGTCCACTTGAACACCGGCAGCTCTAAAGCTTCGGCGTCGGCTTCGGTGCGGATGATTCGGGGGTCATCAACCGGCGCACCTTGTGCGATCCGGGTGCCCGCCTTGCGGGGTTTCTGCGTCATACTCGCAGTTTCCCCCGCCGGGTGACAGGTCAGAGCCTGCGGCCCTTCATGGCGGACGGCTTGAGCAGCGCGGCCCGAATGTGCGGGTAGAAGCGTTCCAGACGGGCAAAGTCCTCTGGATAGGTCGCGTGAATCCACTTCAGCCACTCTGGACTCAGCTTGCCTCCCCAGCTGCCGCCGACGCCAGAGCTGTAGTCGGGTGGCAGGGCGATGCGACGGTGGCGCAGGTAGGAAAAGACCTGGCCGTCGTTCCAGTGCGCCAGCGGATAGGCCACGCGGCGCTTTTCGTCCAGGCCACCGCAGGCCGAGATCATGCCCCGGCGCTGCAAGGCGTCGCACATCTTTTCGCCGTTGGCAATCCACGGGTTCATGTCGCCGTAATAGGCACGAATCAGGTCTGGCAGCTCCGTGTGGGTCAGCTTGGGAAAATCTGGAAGCGGGGTCCGGTAGTGGCCACCCTGAACGTAGGCGCAGAGGTCTGGGTGTGGAAACCGGGGGATGGTCAGCCCAGTGCGGCGCTCGATGGCGTCAATCTGCTTTTCCCAGAAGCGGATGCCAGGGCACGAGTAGAGCGCGTAAGGGTAGACCGTGAAGCCTCGTGAGAGCAGCAGGTCCAGCACGGCGAGGCTGTCTTTACCGCCGCTTAGGCCGACAATAACTTTGCCTTGGCTCATGTCCTTCAGTTGGTCGAGGATCCCGAAAAACTTGTCCATAACCCAAAATCCGCCACCCAGTGACAGGTGGCGGACCTTGAGATGCCAGACAAGTACTGGGGGCTTAGCCGCCGCTCATGCTGCCGCGCCGCACGGCACCACGCCGGTTCAGCGCTGCATTCCGGGTCGCACTCTTGCCGAACTGGCCGGCGAAGGCACTGCGGAACGTGCTTTTCTTACGCGCTCGGCGTTCTGCAATTGAGTTCATGTCTCACCTCCTTGAACCTGAGTCTGTCAGTAGGCGTGACAAGTCGGCAGAACAGCGTGGCGCTGGGGGTTTTACGGCTTGGCGAAGTGCAGGACGACCACGCGGCGGTGGAACTTGGCATAGAGCGCGTCCACTTCGGCATCACTCATCCTGGCTGGCGAGAGGCGCTCCTTCTCCGCGTAGGCTTCCACCGCTTCCTGCGTTTCGTCAGCCAGCTGAGCGCAGACCTCTTCGACGGTCTGACCGTTCGCCTCGGCCACTTCCAGCATCCGGCGCTCCTCGGCGGTGCCACTCTCCCGAATGGCGGTATGGAACTCCTCCGGCGACATGTCGCCACGTGGGTCGCCCGTCTCTGCCAGGCGGTCTGCGAAGGCCAGGTAGTCCAGCACCTCAACACGGGTGATGGTGGTCCGCAGGGTCGTGAGCGCGTCCCGCTTGCCGAATTGCAGCACCGCCGGCGCGCCAACTTT
Coding sequences:
- a CDS encoding molecular chaperone DnaJ — encoded protein: MNYFNPVPATLEDLKNTYRQLCKQFHPDKGGTTEQMQAINAEYERLSARLIGAKPDEDYGERKWYKSRQEEADVEEKVRAAIEAIAHLDGLEIEIIGAWVWVGGDTRSHKDVLKAAGYSWLAKREKWAFKGKVSKGRSRCSMEELRQKYGSEKISSGRRSLKRSA
- a CDS encoding minor capsid protein, with translation MKPTPEQRRLLTLASEEEEAAIKGARGAILRQYQAVSLDASTRELARVLGLPLAQRRRQLPKVLALIDRATAATRTPPAQVWHALERAVGGRILSVDELARLSDPSLQFNSPGDLQARAVDRQRRQMNRYWDKEGRRFRNDVAKTVRQAARQGLDPERAADLLQERLGVSRGRAVLIATDQLRTAAAWADEQRQKQLGLKSYIWWTLGDKKVRGEHRARHGRIYRWGQGERPGQAVNCRCRALPVPRSRQE
- a CDS encoding helix-turn-helix domain-containing protein, which produces MTEKNIDLIAGMLRRLVPLEVAARACGISRQTLYNWRKRGKADAAAEKDTLYARFFYVAEEAEAQGEVLTVQKVYDAGPQFQLALLRSRFPARWSETQRLQVEMESMQNEMLDALKEGLEPDEYRKVVAVLRSHGGE
- a CDS encoding excalibur calcium-binding domain-containing protein; translation: MKKLILGLSVLTFLAANSAEAGRVHVDGYYRSDGTYVRPHYRNTGGGSPSYSSPSYSTPAYMPQYSPANSPRPAFSFSSCDEARNRGLSNMVIGTAAYDADLDQDKDGIACEAGESGSTSAPIVVPAGVNLTGIQFNPIQPNYQPKIMGGITYFSVVALRDAGASYALMGQDSYLINAKDKQLELSLSSKVAKINYKSYTLSALPFLLDEELFIPADVLSPMGCTIKTLRPLLEASCLNGMQLSTGRILPR